A genomic window from Pelotomaculum isophthalicicum JI includes:
- a CDS encoding EscU/YscU/HrcU family type III secretion system export apparatus switch protein, with translation MEDLRKEIATALRYEPGKDGAPIVVAAGKGLKAQKIKEIAKKTGVPVYRDQSLAKTLYDLGIGKEIPPELYEAVAKILVFVAGLDQKYIK, from the coding sequence ATGGAAGATTTACGGAAAGAAATTGCCACCGCTCTGCGCTATGAACCAGGCAAAGATGGCGCGCCAATAGTGGTAGCTGCCGGTAAAGGACTAAAAGCGCAAAAGATCAAAGAGATAGCTAAAAAAACCGGAGTACCGGTGTACCGCGACCAATCTCTGGCCAAAACCTTGTACGACCTGGGAATCGGAAAAGAGATACCACCGGAATTATATGAAGCGGTAGCCAAGATCCTCGTTTTCGTTGCCGGGCTGGACCAAAAATATATAAAATAG
- a CDS encoding flagellar hook-length control protein FliK has protein sequence MNINLLTNLLFEMTNRNISKVSPAPKPEGAASTRDAMALGKKVLEALDNSQPEKLPTRVETKQIIEPTVNSPAFTPLPLRSELFPEARFFARLNERNAADSATVDRPVTEIFVHIDTDNMGHIWINLSWRNNFLSVKYFTENENSSKILRENFSPIRDALKEIGFNEVSLTSQARAGLGGLTNELLPKFEAYLLNREI, from the coding sequence ATGAATATTAATTTATTAACCAATTTACTTTTTGAAATGACCAACCGTAATATCAGCAAGGTGTCACCCGCACCTAAGCCGGAAGGCGCCGCAAGCACACGTGATGCGATGGCTCTTGGCAAGAAAGTGCTTGAAGCGCTGGATAACAGCCAGCCTGAAAAGTTACCAACGCGAGTTGAAACCAAGCAAATCATAGAACCAACTGTCAACTCACCGGCCTTTACCCCCCTGCCCCTGCGTTCTGAGCTTTTTCCGGAAGCCAGATTTTTTGCCAGGTTAAACGAGAGAAACGCGGCCGATTCCGCAACCGTTGACAGGCCGGTTACAGAAATATTTGTTCACATCGATACTGATAATATGGGCCACATCTGGATAAATCTGTCATGGAGAAACAATTTTTTATCTGTCAAATATTTTACTGAAAACGAAAATTCCAGTAAAATCCTTCGGGAAAATTTCTCTCCAATAAGAGACGCCTTAAAGGAAATCGGATTTAATGAAGTATCCTTAACCAGCCAGGCCCGCGCAGGTCTTGGCGGGCTTACAAATGAATTGCTCCCTAAGTTTGAAGCTTACTTGCTCAATAGAGAAATTTGA
- a CDS encoding LysE family transporter, translated as MDLPVIFTTAFIIGFSGAMVPGPLLTVAIGESFQLGFIAGPLLMLGHGLLEIALIFALAGGLSVFLTQTLVSHIIAIAGGIFLVYMGYGIAKDAYIGKFSFNLQQEDTGSESTVISESSAVAVGKRRMRVVAMGILVSLSNPYWTIWWATVGLAYITMSLNSGYTGLTVFFTGHILADFTWYSLVAAVVAGGRKFLSGGVYKGVLLVCGVFMIGLGGYFLYNGLFA; from the coding sequence ATGGATTTGCCGGTTATATTTACTACAGCTTTCATAATAGGCTTTTCGGGGGCTATGGTACCAGGGCCGTTGCTGACTGTGGCGATTGGTGAGAGTTTCCAATTGGGTTTTATCGCCGGTCCTTTGCTAATGCTTGGGCACGGACTTCTAGAAATAGCCCTGATCTTCGCGCTTGCCGGCGGACTCTCGGTTTTCTTGACTCAAACCCTTGTATCGCATATCATTGCAATAGCCGGGGGAATTTTCCTTGTTTATATGGGCTATGGAATAGCCAAGGACGCTTACATAGGGAAATTTTCATTTAACTTACAACAGGAAGATACAGGATCTGAGAGCACGGTAATAAGTGAGTCAAGTGCAGTTGCTGTTGGGAAAAGGAGAATGCGCGTTGTTGCGATGGGTATTCTGGTCAGTCTTTCTAATCCATACTGGACGATTTGGTGGGCGACTGTCGGTCTGGCTTATATAACTATGTCTTTGAACAGCGGTTATACCGGTCTAACAGTTTTTTTTACAGGGCATATCCTGGCTGATTTCACTTGGTACAGCCTGGTGGCCGCGGTAGTGGCCGGCGGCAGAAAGTTTTTAAGCGGTGGTGTGTACAAGGGTGTTCTTTTAGTCTGCGGCGTTTTTATGATTGGGCTGGGAGGCTACTTTCTTTACAATGGCCTTTTTGCATGA